The following are from one region of the Nostoc cf. commune SO-36 genome:
- a CDS encoding exopolysaccharide biosynthesis protein, with the protein MTLRFSQDIKSLLQHLAEKPLTLGDVISETSERGFSLVIALLVLPFLIPTPPGLSTPLGTACLLMSGQMALGRRTPWLPKKIASLKFPNWFAQTLLKNLQRVTKVLEKISRPRFQKVAENPLTWRFNGICLTWLAILLMSPYPPATNPIPAVGMLLLAVATIESDGILMCLGYVATVLNTLFFGFAFYILYTGATYLLPNLFR; encoded by the coding sequence ATGACCCTAAGATTTTCTCAAGACATAAAGTCATTATTGCAACATTTAGCTGAAAAACCTCTGACTCTGGGTGACGTGATTTCAGAAACCTCAGAACGAGGTTTTAGCTTAGTGATTGCATTGTTGGTGTTACCATTTTTGATACCCACGCCACCAGGGTTAAGCACCCCTCTCGGTACCGCTTGCTTGTTGATGTCAGGACAGATGGCTTTGGGGAGGCGTACACCGTGGCTGCCAAAAAAAATTGCCAGCCTTAAATTCCCTAATTGGTTTGCTCAAACACTGTTAAAAAATTTACAACGTGTGACCAAAGTCTTAGAAAAAATCTCCCGTCCGCGTTTTCAGAAGGTTGCTGAAAATCCATTAACTTGGCGGTTTAATGGGATATGTCTCACCTGGTTGGCAATATTACTAATGTCGCCATATCCTCCTGCTACCAATCCTATTCCTGCTGTGGGAATGTTACTCTTAGCCGTTGCAACTATCGAATCTGACGGCATATTGATGTGCTTAGGCTATGTAGCCACAGTTTTGAATACCTTGTTTTTCGGTTTTGCCTTTTACATTTTATATACTGGGGCTACCTATTTGCTACCTAATCTTTTTCGGTAA